The Flavobacterium jumunjinense genome includes a region encoding these proteins:
- a CDS encoding DUF4129 domain-containing protein — protein MKNKLLFLFLLITSIGLSQSEMAIDTISLLDYENYTTSTDTISYTKEVLTVESKTFEPNFQEKYKDKDFIYETVIDTKTMSAWDRFWKAVGNFISRLFDLGNIDGSISGLEIIMKIIAYGIVGFVIYMIVRLIIKKEGQWIFGKNKKKITVSEMVEENIHSIDFKEIIKKSKQENDYRLTIRYYYLWLLKSLTDKEVIEWDIEKTNSDYLYEIKSTQLKESFQYLSYIYDYSWYGEFDINEKDFSKAEAAFLKAIQDK, from the coding sequence ATGAAGAATAAACTATTATTTCTCTTTCTTTTAATAACTTCTATCGGATTATCTCAATCTGAAATGGCTATTGATACAATAAGTTTGTTAGACTACGAGAATTATACTACTTCAACTGATACTATTTCTTACACTAAAGAAGTATTAACAGTAGAATCAAAAACTTTCGAACCTAATTTTCAAGAAAAATACAAAGACAAGGATTTCATTTATGAAACTGTAATAGACACGAAAACAATGTCTGCATGGGATCGTTTTTGGAAAGCTGTTGGCAATTTTATTTCTAGATTATTTGATCTTGGTAATATTGATGGTTCTATATCTGGTTTAGAAATTATAATGAAAATTATAGCCTACGGAATTGTGGGTTTTGTAATTTATATGATTGTTAGACTAATTATCAAAAAAGAAGGACAATGGATTTTTGGTAAAAACAAAAAGAAAATTACCGTTTCTGAAATGGTTGAAGAAAACATTCATTCTATAGATTTTAAAGAGATTATCAAAAAATCAAAACAAGAGAATGATTATCGATTAACCATTCGTTATTATTATTTGTGGTTATTAAAATCGCTTACAGATAAAGAAGTAATCGAATGGGACATTGAAAAAACCAATTCCGATTATCTATATGAAATTAAATCTACACAGCTAAAAGAAAGCTTTCAATACCTTTCTTACATCTATGACTATAGCTGGTATGGTGAATTTGATATTAATGAAAAAGATTTTTCAAAAGCAGAAGCAGCCTTTTTAAAAGCAATACAAGATAAATAG
- a CDS encoding DUF4350 domain-containing protein, whose amino-acid sequence MPKSIKIYIFILVLILVGIITIDANRPKPIDWTPTYSIKDKIPYGLYVLNQEIDGFFKNKEVEKFGNTPYEFLDYKYSYSDSSYSIKGSMLFIDEGFMIDDESTEELLYFASHGNSIFISASSFPEILKDSLNFDYGYTSNFSDTLQFSIKDKESYNYLKGINDVYIKDFDSTKTTVLGYQKNTNKDSYPNFVRIPYKNGMFYFHTQPAIFTNYYLLDKENYKYAEQVLSHINTDKVYWYLEETRNSVDHPMDYIFSQPALNWAWKIAIISIFVFMFFNAKRKQRVIPIIEPLKNTTIDFTKTIGNLYYQEGNHQDIIDKKIKFLLERIRNEYLMDTFDLNESFINRLHQKTGKNKTDIENIIRLIKKYRNQTNSSDKDLVEFNNAIEKLNI is encoded by the coding sequence ATGCCAAAAAGTATAAAAATATACATCTTTATTTTAGTTCTTATTCTCGTTGGAATAATAACTATAGATGCTAACAGACCAAAACCTATAGATTGGACACCAACCTATAGTATAAAAGATAAAATCCCATACGGACTTTATGTTTTAAATCAAGAAATAGATGGTTTCTTTAAAAATAAGGAAGTTGAAAAGTTTGGAAACACACCCTATGAGTTTCTAGATTATAAATATTCCTATAGCGATAGTAGTTACAGTATTAAAGGCTCTATGTTGTTTATTGATGAAGGTTTCATGATTGATGATGAATCCACAGAGGAACTTTTGTATTTTGCTTCTCACGGAAATTCAATTTTTATTAGCGCAAGTAGCTTTCCAGAAATTTTGAAAGACTCATTGAACTTTGATTACGGTTATACTAGTAATTTTTCAGATACACTTCAGTTCTCCATAAAAGACAAAGAAAGTTATAATTACCTAAAAGGGATTAATGATGTTTATATTAAAGATTTCGATAGTACAAAAACTACTGTCCTAGGCTATCAAAAAAACACCAATAAAGATTCTTATCCTAACTTTGTGCGAATTCCATATAAAAATGGAATGTTTTACTTTCATACGCAACCAGCAATATTCACTAATTATTATTTGCTCGATAAAGAAAACTACAAATATGCAGAACAAGTATTGTCGCATATTAACACAGACAAAGTATATTGGTATTTAGAAGAAACACGCAACAGCGTAGATCATCCAATGGATTATATATTTAGTCAACCCGCATTAAATTGGGCTTGGAAAATAGCAATCATCAGTATATTTGTTTTCATGTTTTTTAATGCCAAAAGAAAACAACGTGTAATTCCTATAATAGAACCTTTAAAAAATACTACTATCGATTTTACAAAAACAATTGGAAATCTGTACTATCAAGAAGGAAACCACCAAGATATTATTGATAAAAAAATTAAGTTTCTCCTTGAAAGAATCAGAAATGAGTACTTAATGGATACTTTCGATTTAAATGAAAGTTTTATCAATCGACTGCATCAGAAAACAGGTAAAAATAAAACCGATATAGAAAACATTA